The genome window ATAAAAACGGGGAAACATGCTATTCATGTTTCCCCGTTTTTTATCCCGCTACCTTTTCCTTTAGTCGTAGAACTATCAAGGAAAAGTTTCGACGTGCCGCAAAATGGCCTGGAGCATCGCCGCACCTAATGAGGCGCTTCGCTCTCCATTCCAACCCACCCGCTCATCGGGAAGATTGGCGTTGTCCTTGAAAGGCATTTCAAGGGTCAGCGACAGGCAGCCATATGTGTGGCCAATGTATTTCGAGGCTAGCTTCAGTGCGTCTTGCCGATATTTGCCTGATTCGTAGCCATATTTGTCCTGAAAGTCCGGGCTGGCTTGCTTAAACGCTTCTATAAACGCGCTCTGCTCCTGCGCCTGGCGCTCGGTGAATCCTGGCAACATTTCCGAGCCAGCCACGAACACATACGGCAGCGTTTCGTCGCCGTGGATATCAAAAAACAGATCACAGCCCGTTGCACTAATTGCCTCACGCACCAGCAAGACTTCGGGGCTACGTGCCGCATCGGGCTCCATCCATTCACGATTAAGGTTCGCGCCCGCTGCATTGGTGCGCAGGTTGCCATGCGCACTACCGTCGGGATTCATGTTCGGCACGATGTGGAATACGGCGTGGTCATACAGTTTGCGTGCCACCGGATCGCCCGCCCAGTCGCCCCAGCCAGCCAGACGTTTTACCAGCCCTTCGACAAACCATTCCGCCATGGTTTCGCCAGGATGCTGCCGGGCAATAATCCAGATATTTTTCTTGGGTACATCATCAGTTTGAGTCGTGCCCAGCGTCAGCACTGACATCGGACGGCCTTCGATGGTCTGACCCAGCTCGGTTAGCGTCGCCTGAGGCATCTGCTGTACCGTGCCGAGAAATGCCAGATGACGCTCTTCGCTGTACGGTTCGAAATACGCGTAATACACCCGGTCAAAGTCGGGGATATGCTCAATCGTCAGCGACTTCCCATCGTAGCTTGCAGGCACGCGAAACCAGTTTGTGCGGTCATAGCTAGCCACTGCCTGATAGTCGCGCCAGCCTTCGGCAAAAGCGCATTCGGAAGCGTTATCGAAGGTCATCACGCAACGCTCGCCGCGCACGCCAGACAAACAGAAATAGAACCACTGCGCGAAGTCCGCGTGACTATCGCGGCGGATTCGCAAGCGAATGTCATCCGCTTGCTCGCACGACAGCACCTCAATCGCACCTGCATCGAAATGGCTAGTAATTGAAAGCATCATGGTGTCCCCGAGTGAGATGTATTCAGCGCTGGGCCTAATCGGCCAGGCGTCGACGAAAAACATACGTCGCATCATTCGATGCGGCCGCGTCAAAGGCATAGCCTTCTGCATTAAAGCGCTTGAGTTGCTGCGGCGTATCCAGCCTGTGCTCAACGGCATAACGTGCCATCAAACCTCGTGCACGTTTGGCGTGAAAGCTAATGATCTTGTAGCGCCCGCCTTTCCAGTCTTCGAACACTGGTGTGACAACAGCGGCCTGCAACAGTGCGGGTTTGACCGAACGGAAATATTCGGCCGAAGCACAGTTCACTAATGCGGGTACAGCATGTGTATTGGCATGGAATTGCGCATTCAGCGCCTGGGTAATGCGCTCGCCCCAGAATGCGTATAGATCTTTGCCACGCGCAGTGGCCAGACGTGTACCCATTTCCAGCCGGTAAGGCTGAAGCAAATCGAGCGGACGCAGTAACCCATATAACCCCGACAACACACGCACATGCTGCTGCGCGTAGTCGAGATCGGTGGCCGAGAGTGATCTGGCATCAAAGCCTTCATACACATCGCCGTTAAATGCCAGCACAGCCTGCTTCGCATTGCTGGTATCAAACTGCGGCGACCAGTCTGCATAGCGCTGAAAATTTAATTGGGCCAGTGGGTCAGAAATACTCATCAAAGTCGCAATCTGGTGTGGCGACATGCGGCGCAAGCCGCCAATCAATTCAGCGGCCTCGGCAACAAAATCAGGGATGGTGTGCTTTTGGATGTGGGCGGGGGTGGCGTAATCGAGCGATTTCGCGGGCGACAGAACGATTATCATAAGCAGCTTGCCGGCACGCCGTGCCTGGCGGTCCAAGACGAAAGCACGATTGTAACGAATGCCTGTTTCTCACACCTCTCGCGCATTGCGCATCGTCCTCGATTCAAACGTCTGGATTGATATCCTGGTGTTCGACGACCCACATACCCGCCCCATTCGCGCCGCCCTCGAACGCGGTGCGCTCATCGCCCTGATTGATGCCCGCTGTCTGGCTGAACTGACCTATGTGCTGGACTATCCGCAATTTGTGCAGCGTGCGGTAAACAAACCAGCCGCACTCGAACTCGTCGCACACCTCGCACAACAGATCGAATTACCACCGCCTGCTGAGCCCGCCATCTCCTTGCCCAAATGCAAAGATCGAGACGATCAGAAATTTCTCGAACTCGCTCACGGGGTACAGGCGGACTGGCTGATATCGAAAGACCGCGCCGTCCTGAAGCTCGCACGCCGTTTTGCCCGCGACTTCGGGTTTCAAATCGCCCAGCCTGCGCAGTTCGTCA of Paraburkholderia bonniea contains these proteins:
- the yaaA gene encoding peroxide stress protein YaaA, with the translated sequence MIIVLSPAKSLDYATPAHIQKHTIPDFVAEAAELIGGLRRMSPHQIATLMSISDPLAQLNFQRYADWSPQFDTSNAKQAVLAFNGDVYEGFDARSLSATDLDYAQQHVRVLSGLYGLLRPLDLLQPYRLEMGTRLATARGKDLYAFWGERITQALNAQFHANTHAVPALVNCASAEYFRSVKPALLQAAVVTPVFEDWKGGRYKIISFHAKRARGLMARYAVEHRLDTPQQLKRFNAEGYAFDAAASNDATYVFRRRLAD
- a CDS encoding putative toxin-antitoxin system toxin component, PIN family, with protein sequence MPVSHTSRALRIVLDSNVWIDILVFDDPHTRPIRAALERGALIALIDARCLAELTYVLDYPQFVQRAVNKPAALELVAHLAQQIELPPPAEPAISLPKCKDRDDQKFLELAHGVQADWLISKDRAVLKLARRFARDFGFQIAQPAQFVTACSLDAVALPLPSS
- a CDS encoding M14 family metallopeptidase, translating into MMLSITSHFDAGAIEVLSCEQADDIRLRIRRDSHADFAQWFYFCLSGVRGERCVMTFDNASECAFAEGWRDYQAVASYDRTNWFRVPASYDGKSLTIEHIPDFDRVYYAYFEPYSEERHLAFLGTVQQMPQATLTELGQTIEGRPMSVLTLGTTQTDDVPKKNIWIIARQHPGETMAEWFVEGLVKRLAGWGDWAGDPVARKLYDHAVFHIVPNMNPDGSAHGNLRTNAAGANLNREWMEPDAARSPEVLLVREAISATGCDLFFDIHGDETLPYVFVAGSEMLPGFTERQAQEQSAFIEAFKQASPDFQDKYGYESGKYRQDALKLASKYIGHTYGCLSLTLEMPFKDNANLPDERVGWNGERSASLGAAMLQAILRHVETFP